In Carboxydocella sporoproducens DSM 16521, a single window of DNA contains:
- the eam gene encoding glutamate 2,3-aminomutase, which yields MLQLDTRLSISLSRASELKDTIQDYLKIKDHIPTGFTTFEQFLQQKERILTAFQASEHNWQDWKWQISNRITTAEQLAQFIPLSEKKIADLNTIGKRFRWAISPYYLAVMDWNNPDDPVRLQAIPQIQELQDEKGELDPMGEEYSSPAPGITRRYPDRLIINVTNQCAMYCRHCQRRRNIGTIDRHLALDQLEQALDYIRKNPEIRDVLITGGDALLLSDSRLDWLLTELDRIPHVEIKRIGTRALVTLPQRITPELAAILEKHPPIYINTQFNHPREVTPEAKQAIDRLIKAGVVLGNQAVLLRGINDNPHVMKKLNQELLKVRIRPYYIFHPKKVLGTAHFSVPITTGIKIIDQLRGQTSGLAVPQYIVNAPGGLGKIPVSPDYAKVIAKDHAILRTWENKLIKIEF from the coding sequence ATGTTACAGCTGGATACCAGGTTGTCCATTTCCCTGTCCAGAGCCAGTGAGCTAAAGGATACCATCCAGGATTATCTGAAAATAAAAGACCATATTCCAACCGGGTTCACTACTTTTGAACAATTCCTTCAGCAAAAGGAACGTATCCTGACAGCATTTCAAGCTTCAGAACATAACTGGCAGGACTGGAAATGGCAAATCAGTAACCGTATTACTACAGCGGAGCAACTGGCGCAATTTATTCCTTTATCCGAAAAAAAGATAGCTGATTTAAACACCATTGGAAAAAGGTTTCGCTGGGCCATTTCACCATATTACCTGGCTGTAATGGACTGGAACAACCCCGATGATCCGGTGCGTCTGCAAGCCATCCCTCAAATCCAGGAACTGCAGGATGAAAAAGGAGAACTTGATCCCATGGGTGAAGAATACTCTTCCCCTGCTCCCGGCATTACCAGGCGTTATCCTGATCGATTAATTATCAATGTTACCAACCAGTGTGCCATGTACTGCCGGCATTGCCAGCGAAGACGCAATATCGGTACAATCGATCGCCATCTGGCCCTGGATCAGCTGGAACAGGCCCTGGATTACATTCGGAAAAACCCGGAAATCCGGGATGTGCTGATTACCGGCGGTGATGCCCTGTTGCTTTCCGATTCCCGTCTGGACTGGTTATTAACCGAGCTGGATCGGATTCCCCATGTGGAAATCAAGCGCATCGGCACCAGGGCACTGGTAACCCTGCCCCAGCGCATTACTCCAGAGCTGGCCGCTATATTAGAAAAGCATCCGCCTATATATATAAATACCCAGTTCAACCATCCCCGAGAGGTCACCCCTGAAGCTAAACAGGCCATTGACCGCCTGATTAAGGCCGGAGTGGTGCTGGGCAACCAGGCCGTGTTATTAAGGGGTATTAATGATAATCCTCATGTCATGAAAAAGCTGAACCAGGAGTTACTCAAGGTTCGAATCCGTCCCTATTATATCTTCCATCCCAAAAAAGTACTGGGTACAGCTCACTTCAGTGTCCCCATTACCACAGGAATAAAAATTATTGACCAATTGCGAGGCCAAACATCTGGCCTGGCAGTTCCCCAGTATATCGTAAACGCACCAGGTGGTCTTGGTAAAATCCCCGTTAGTCCTGACTACGCTAAAGTAATAGCCAAAGATCATGCCATTTTACGTACCTGGGAAAATAAATTAATAAAAATTGAGTTTTAA
- the pyrE gene encoding orotate phosphoribosyltransferase, translating into MLSQADVIAIFEKCGALLQGHFLLTSGKHSDRYLQCAQVLQYPEYTRMICASLVEQLGEEPEIDVVVGPAMGGVIVAYEIGRQLGKRALFTEREEGKMRLRRNFSIRPGERVLVVEDVITTGGSVQEVIDVVKAAGGEVVGVAVLVDRSNGRADFGVPLYKALTVAAVAWEPEVCPLCQAGEPAVKPGSRGLK; encoded by the coding sequence ATGTTAAGTCAGGCTGATGTGATTGCCATTTTCGAGAAATGTGGTGCTTTACTGCAGGGACATTTTTTGCTGACCTCAGGAAAACACAGTGACCGCTACCTGCAATGCGCCCAGGTTTTACAATACCCTGAATATACCCGCATGATCTGTGCCAGTCTGGTGGAACAACTGGGGGAAGAACCGGAAATAGATGTGGTAGTAGGACCGGCTATGGGTGGAGTGATCGTAGCTTATGAAATCGGACGGCAGCTGGGCAAACGGGCTCTGTTCACGGAACGGGAAGAGGGGAAAATGCGGTTGCGCCGCAATTTCAGCATCAGGCCGGGAGAACGGGTGCTGGTGGTAGAAGATGTTATCACCACCGGCGGTTCTGTTCAAGAGGTTATTGATGTGGTCAAAGCGGCAGGAGGAGAAGTGGTAGGGGTAGCCGTTCTGGTGGACCGCAGTAACGGCAGGGCTGATTTTGGCGTACCCCTCTACAAGGCACTAACTGTGGCAGCAGTGGCCTGGGAACCGGAAGTCTGTCCCCTTTGCCAGGCCGGGGAACCGGCAGTCAAACCGGGTTCGCGGGGTTTAAAATGA
- a CDS encoding methionine ABC transporter permease, which yields MSSNELQLLWVGLGETLYMTGIAMVLSYIFGLPLGVILVTTEKGHIWESPLLNRTLGAIVNATRSIPFIILLVAVIPLTRLLVGTSIGTTAATVPLVIGAVPFVGRMVETSLKEVDRGLVEAALAMGATPLQIIFKVLLPESIPSLILGATITAITLIGYSAMAGFVGGGGLGDLAVKYGYYRYKTEIMLATIAVLVILVQVIQSFGNYLAKLYNKKHK from the coding sequence ATGAGTTCTAATGAATTGCAACTGCTCTGGGTAGGCCTGGGGGAAACCCTGTATATGACCGGCATCGCTATGGTACTATCCTATATCTTTGGTTTGCCCTTGGGAGTAATCCTGGTAACAACTGAAAAAGGACACATCTGGGAAAGCCCTCTCCTCAACCGGACTCTGGGAGCTATCGTCAATGCCACCCGCTCCATCCCTTTTATTATCCTGCTGGTGGCAGTTATCCCTCTGACCCGGTTACTGGTGGGAACATCTATTGGCACTACTGCTGCCACAGTGCCCCTGGTCATTGGTGCTGTTCCTTTTGTCGGCCGGATGGTCGAAACATCTCTCAAAGAAGTGGACCGCGGCCTGGTGGAAGCAGCTTTAGCCATGGGAGCAACCCCGCTCCAGATAATTTTTAAAGTCCTGTTGCCAGAATCCATCCCTTCACTGATTCTGGGTGCCACCATTACAGCCATTACCCTCATCGGTTATTCAGCCATGGCTGGTTTTGTCGGCGGCGGCGGTCTGGGAGACCTGGCGGTCAAATACGGATATTATCGCTATAAGACCGAGATCATGCTGGCCACCATCGCGGTGCTGGTTATTCTGGTCCAAGTCATTCAAAGTTTTGGCAACTATCTTGCCAAGCTATACAATAAAAAACATAAATAA
- a CDS encoding cytochrome c biogenesis CcdA family protein, whose product MTNVSGWLAFAAGVVSFASPCVLPLIPAYVAYLAGSTQNATLAEGKRLRLLTRALLFILGFSLLFILLGASASAVGKLLLQYKDILRRISGALIIIFGLFMTGLLPLEMFYREVRWQATPRAGGLGAFLLGLAFAAGWTPCVGPILSSILLYASTEATVNKGIYLLSLYSLGLGLPFLVTALAVDKFQSALNRMARFLPVVSLVAGVIMIILGILIFTNKLGLIAGYFSWLAI is encoded by the coding sequence TTGACCAATGTATCGGGTTGGCTGGCTTTTGCCGCTGGTGTAGTTTCCTTTGCTTCACCCTGTGTATTACCTTTGATTCCCGCCTATGTAGCTTATCTGGCTGGCAGTACCCAAAATGCCACTCTTGCCGAGGGGAAACGGCTCAGACTTTTAACCAGGGCGCTTTTGTTTATTCTAGGTTTTTCATTGCTTTTCATTTTGCTGGGAGCATCTGCCAGTGCAGTGGGCAAACTACTGTTGCAATATAAAGACATATTACGCCGAATAAGCGGGGCATTGATTATCATTTTTGGCCTGTTTATGACAGGGCTGCTGCCACTGGAGATGTTCTACCGGGAAGTGCGCTGGCAGGCCACTCCCCGGGCTGGTGGATTAGGGGCTTTTTTGCTGGGCCTGGCCTTTGCGGCCGGCTGGACTCCCTGTGTGGGGCCTATCCTTTCGTCTATCTTGCTTTATGCCAGTACGGAGGCTACTGTCAATAAAGGCATTTATTTACTTTCCCTTTATTCTCTGGGACTGGGTTTACCTTTTCTGGTTACTGCCCTGGCTGTTGACAAATTTCAGTCGGCATTAAACAGGATGGCCAGGTTTTTGCCCGTGGTTTCCCTGGTGGCCGGGGTGATTATGATCATCCTGGGGATCCTGATTTTTACCAATAAACTGGGGCTGATTGCCGGATATTTTTCCTGGTTGGCCATCTAG
- a CDS encoding class I SAM-dependent methyltransferase: MNSNPGTQIGPVIKTRELEIDLGGKVLNFTVVANSEEILPHTLPDGESPVWVELWPSALALARWYWQGEDLTGKKVLELGAGLGLPGIVAALKGAWVIQTDYIPAAVELARQNALKNGAAANMVQQVADWRQFNIQEKFHIITGSDFIYQPLNHPYLEQIFNNNLLPGGKLVIAEYGRVDALRFLQFLEQQGWQVEQQIWPVEQGGYTYKIKIFQLQK; the protein is encoded by the coding sequence ATGAACAGCAACCCTGGCACTCAGATTGGGCCGGTGATCAAAACCCGGGAACTGGAAATTGATCTGGGCGGCAAAGTCCTTAATTTTACTGTAGTGGCCAATAGTGAAGAAATTTTACCCCATACCCTGCCGGATGGAGAATCTCCCGTTTGGGTGGAGTTGTGGCCTTCGGCCCTGGCCCTGGCCCGCTGGTACTGGCAGGGGGAGGATTTGACCGGTAAAAAGGTACTGGAGCTTGGGGCAGGCCTGGGGTTGCCTGGAATTGTGGCGGCTCTCAAAGGGGCATGGGTTATCCAAACTGACTATATTCCTGCCGCCGTGGAGCTGGCCCGTCAGAATGCCCTCAAGAACGGGGCGGCAGCTAATATGGTTCAGCAAGTGGCAGACTGGCGTCAATTTAACATCCAGGAAAAGTTCCATATAATTACCGGTTCCGATTTTATCTATCAGCCGCTAAATCATCCGTATCTGGAGCAAATCTTTAATAACAATTTGCTACCAGGGGGGAAACTGGTTATTGCTGAATATGGCCGGGTGGATGCCCTGCGATTTTTGCAGTTTTTGGAGCAGCAGGGCTGGCAGGTCGAGCAGCAAATCTGGCCAGTGGAGCAGGGGGGCTATACTTATAAAATCAAAATTTTTCAGCTGCAAAAATAA
- a CDS encoding alkaline phosphatase family protein, with protein MQSIPVSVSKQKKVILIIIDSLNPAVVRDCLEQGMVPGLEFLVRRGRIFYDCVSVFPTMTPTCTSSIVTGTYPDLHQVPGFVWFSRWEKRMINYGASFTAIWKLGLPTVMQDLIFNLNGRQLSRRIKTVYELLEDQGLTTAAINFYIFRGRQVFETRIPWLINLLTRFRLAGRLMGPSLLVLGEICRPARLFKDDEFWAPAGPLNKFGVNDEFSGTVTSYLISHGHQPPLMLVYLPDNDGYCHRHDPLTAYESLMRADRQICKILDAYPSWEQALAETVFIVTGDHSQSRILNSPEAIIDLPALLAPLKQVPLGRKLALPGKDIAIAPNERAAHIYILRRKPLKRARVMQKLLELLEGDSRIDLILWKEEWQGMTKFWIKNGNRALWFVKGGTGRDLYGNSWHWEGDLSAIDARVEGQYLKFGHYPDAFRRISALLRSRNAGDVVITAAPGYEFGGLGSPLHLGFGSHGSLHAVDSLVPLIVCGAEWQKEHPRLVDLVPWLLKYFGIPYPDYLVNEEGHN; from the coding sequence ATGCAATCCATACCTGTTTCTGTCAGTAAACAGAAAAAGGTGATATTGATTATTATTGACTCCCTCAATCCGGCTGTGGTCAGGGATTGCCTGGAGCAGGGAATGGTTCCAGGACTGGAGTTTCTGGTCAGGCGGGGACGGATTTTTTACGATTGTGTCAGTGTTTTCCCCACCATGACCCCTACCTGTACCAGTTCCATTGTTACTGGTACCTACCCGGATTTACACCAGGTTCCCGGATTTGTCTGGTTCAGCCGCTGGGAGAAGCGGATGATTAACTATGGCGCCAGTTTTACGGCTATCTGGAAATTGGGCCTGCCTACAGTGATGCAGGACCTTATCTTTAACCTCAATGGGCGGCAGTTAAGCCGAAGAATAAAAACTGTGTATGAGCTGCTGGAAGATCAGGGATTAACGACTGCGGCCATAAATTTCTACATTTTTCGCGGCCGCCAGGTTTTTGAAACCAGAATTCCCTGGCTGATTAACCTCCTGACCAGATTTCGCCTGGCTGGCAGGTTAATGGGGCCCAGTCTGCTGGTACTGGGCGAAATCTGCCGTCCGGCCAGGTTGTTTAAAGATGATGAATTCTGGGCTCCGGCCGGGCCGCTGAATAAATTCGGTGTTAATGATGAATTTTCCGGGACAGTGACCAGCTATCTGATCAGCCATGGGCATCAGCCGCCCTTGATGCTGGTCTATTTGCCCGATAATGATGGATACTGTCATCGCCATGATCCCCTGACTGCCTATGAGAGCCTGATGCGGGCCGATCGGCAGATTTGTAAAATTCTGGATGCCTATCCCAGCTGGGAACAGGCTCTGGCTGAAACGGTATTTATCGTAACGGGAGACCACAGCCAAAGCAGGATATTAAACAGTCCGGAAGCTATTATTGACTTGCCCGCTTTGCTGGCTCCTCTGAAACAGGTTCCCCTGGGTCGCAAACTGGCATTGCCTGGGAAGGATATTGCCATTGCTCCCAATGAACGGGCGGCCCATATCTATATCCTGCGTCGTAAGCCCCTGAAACGGGCCCGGGTCATGCAAAAACTGCTGGAGCTCCTGGAAGGGGATAGCCGCATTGATCTGATTCTCTGGAAAGAGGAATGGCAGGGGATGACCAAATTCTGGATCAAAAATGGTAATCGGGCTCTCTGGTTTGTTAAAGGAGGCACTGGCCGAGATCTTTACGGTAATAGCTGGCACTGGGAAGGAGACCTGTCCGCTATCGATGCCAGGGTGGAAGGGCAGTATCTGAAGTTCGGCCATTATCCCGATGCTTTTCGCCGTATTTCGGCCCTGCTGCGATCCCGCAATGCCGGGGATGTGGTCATTACTGCTGCGCCGGGTTATGAATTTGGTGGCCTGGGGTCACCTTTGCATCTGGGCTTTGGCAGCCATGGTTCTCTACATGCCGTCGATTCCCTGGTACCGTTGATTGTCTGTGGCGCTGAATGGCAGAAGGAACATCCCCGGCTGGTTGATCTGGTACCCTGGCTACTGAAATATTTTGGCATACCTTATCCTGATTATTTAGTGAATGAGGAGGGTCACAATTGA
- the lgt gene encoding prolipoprotein diacylglyceryl transferase, translated as MKIDPIALQIGPLTIRWYGVIMAIAVIIGVTLASREARRQGIDPERILDLALIAAPLSWLGARLYYVIFNWDYYSANPSEIPKIWHGGLAIHGGILTAILVGLWFSRHYRLDFWQLADICAPSLIMGQAIGRWGNFFNQEAYGYETDLPWAMYIDGAYRHPTFLYESLWDLGVFFFLLWIRRKPVIRKGEVFLLYLMAYSVGRFIVESFRTDSLMLGPLRAAQVMSVVLFTSAGLIILWRRKKSAAR; from the coding sequence ATGAAAATTGATCCTATCGCTTTACAAATTGGCCCCCTCACCATCCGCTGGTATGGGGTGATCATGGCTATCGCTGTTATTATCGGGGTAACGCTGGCTTCCCGGGAAGCCCGGCGTCAGGGGATTGATCCGGAACGCATCCTGGATCTGGCCTTGATCGCCGCCCCCCTCAGCTGGTTAGGCGCTCGTCTCTATTATGTCATTTTCAACTGGGATTATTATAGTGCCAATCCCTCTGAAATCCCCAAAATCTGGCATGGTGGTCTGGCTATTCACGGCGGCATCTTAACTGCCATCCTGGTGGGACTCTGGTTTAGCCGCCATTACCGCCTGGATTTCTGGCAGCTGGCTGATATCTGCGCCCCCAGTTTGATTATGGGCCAGGCCATCGGACGGTGGGGCAATTTCTTCAACCAGGAAGCCTATGGCTATGAAACCGATTTACCCTGGGCCATGTATATCGATGGCGCCTATCGCCATCCCACTTTTCTTTATGAATCCCTCTGGGATTTAGGGGTTTTCTTTTTCCTGCTCTGGATTCGGCGCAAACCAGTCATTCGGAAGGGAGAAGTTTTTCTCCTCTATTTGATGGCCTATTCTGTGGGCCGTTTCATCGTGGAAAGTTTCCGCACCGACAGTTTGATGCTCGGACCTCTCCGCGCCGCCCAGGTGATGAGTGTGGTACTCTTTACCAGTGCAGGTTTGATAATTCTCTGGCGCAGAAAAAAAAGCGCAGCCCGCTAA
- a CDS encoding uroporphyrinogen decarboxylase family protein, with translation MEKREIVFQVLQGLKPEVTPWGELLAPADLTGSTWEEKSQFWQQYGAFLVVEGPERPAPQDTGLEIEGRRIWLDEWGRFFFWWEDCPLYVEPAVDFLRWETTINWPEATAYDYGYFRRWRQESDLFVFALLDGPYQLASTLVEYTAFLNACENNTEKMGQFWQALGEYQLELARLAIQAGAQGIIIADDFANQLGPVVPGHILAVALFPVYDFLARELEKDGIPVLLHCDGDLRSILPALTRTRLRGIQGLEWACGQDLGDAELVKLLGNLLVMGNLDPGWLEGNISPKEFEQRLAKVCAAGRTLPGGHILATSSGLTRRTRKEYLDLLSKR, from the coding sequence ATGGAAAAGAGGGAAATAGTTTTCCAGGTGTTACAAGGACTCAAACCAGAAGTAACTCCCTGGGGAGAACTGCTGGCTCCTGCTGACCTAACCGGTTCCACCTGGGAAGAGAAAAGTCAGTTCTGGCAACAGTACGGCGCTTTCCTGGTCGTGGAAGGGCCGGAGCGGCCAGCGCCTCAGGATACCGGGCTGGAAATCGAAGGCAGAAGAATCTGGCTGGATGAATGGGGACGTTTTTTCTTCTGGTGGGAAGATTGCCCCCTTTATGTGGAACCGGCGGTGGATTTTTTGCGCTGGGAAACTACCATTAACTGGCCGGAAGCGACTGCATACGATTACGGTTATTTCAGGCGCTGGCGGCAGGAGAGTGACCTGTTTGTCTTTGCCCTGCTGGATGGCCCATATCAGCTGGCCAGTACGCTGGTGGAGTATACCGCTTTCCTCAATGCCTGTGAAAACAATACGGAGAAGATGGGGCAGTTCTGGCAGGCCCTGGGGGAATACCAGCTGGAACTGGCCCGGCTGGCCATTCAGGCCGGGGCCCAGGGGATAATAATCGCCGATGATTTTGCCAATCAACTGGGCCCGGTAGTACCAGGCCATATTCTGGCGGTAGCTCTGTTTCCTGTTTATGATTTCCTGGCCCGGGAGTTAGAAAAGGATGGTATACCGGTATTATTGCATTGTGATGGGGACTTGCGTTCCATCTTGCCAGCCCTGACCCGTACCCGCTTACGGGGCATACAGGGACTGGAGTGGGCCTGTGGCCAGGATCTGGGCGATGCGGAACTGGTCAAGTTGCTAGGGAACCTGCTGGTGATGGGTAATCTGGATCCAGGCTGGCTGGAAGGGAATATCAGCCCGAAGGAATTTGAACAAAGGCTGGCGAAGGTCTGTGCTGCTGGTCGCACATTGCCGGGTGGGCATATTCTCGCCACCAGCAGCGGGTTAACCCGTAGAACCAGGAAGGAGTATCTGGATTTATTAAGCAAGAGATAA
- a CDS encoding methionine ABC transporter ATP-binding protein, giving the protein MIRITELSKVFQGPNGPVQALKNINLSVSKGEIAGIIGYSGAGKSTLIRCVNLLETPTSGTIVVDGQEITSLRGEQLRQARRKMGMIFQHFNLLSSRTVRENIAFPLEIAGVPRAEIKKRVDELLELVGLTDRADNYPAQLSGGQKQRVGIARALASNPSVLLCDEATSALDPATTRSILQLLLDINQQLGLTILLITHEMDVIKEICDTVYVMEAGEIIESGPVLDVFAHPTRETTRAFIESLYQLDLPSDFYRQIVHRPGFHRLVRLVFTGVNAAEPIVATLGQKFAVTVNIMAGNIDYIKGQPLGILTLDISGDSLEVEKALSYLHTTGLKVEVLEYEF; this is encoded by the coding sequence ATGATCAGAATTACTGAACTAAGTAAAGTTTTTCAAGGCCCCAATGGACCGGTACAGGCCCTGAAAAATATTAACCTGTCTGTATCCAAAGGGGAAATCGCCGGCATCATCGGTTACAGCGGTGCCGGCAAAAGTACACTCATCCGCTGTGTCAACCTGCTGGAAACTCCGACTTCAGGTACCATTGTCGTCGATGGACAGGAGATTACCAGCTTGCGGGGTGAACAGCTGCGCCAGGCCCGGCGCAAAATGGGCATGATTTTTCAGCATTTTAACTTACTTTCTTCTCGTACCGTGCGGGAAAATATCGCCTTCCCCCTGGAAATCGCCGGTGTACCCCGGGCGGAAATCAAAAAGCGCGTCGATGAATTGCTGGAGCTGGTTGGCTTGACCGATCGGGCCGACAACTATCCGGCCCAGCTCAGTGGAGGCCAAAAACAGCGGGTTGGCATCGCCAGGGCTCTGGCCAGCAATCCCAGTGTCCTGTTATGCGATGAGGCAACCTCAGCCTTAGACCCTGCCACCACCCGGTCTATCCTGCAATTATTGCTGGATATCAATCAGCAGCTGGGACTGACCATTTTACTTATCACCCATGAAATGGATGTGATCAAGGAAATCTGTGATACCGTCTATGTCATGGAAGCTGGAGAAATTATCGAATCCGGCCCGGTACTGGATGTGTTTGCCCACCCCACCCGGGAGACCACCAGAGCCTTTATCGAAAGCCTGTATCAGCTGGACCTGCCATCAGACTTCTACCGGCAGATTGTCCACCGGCCCGGTTTTCACCGCCTGGTTCGGCTTGTCTTTACCGGCGTCAATGCCGCTGAACCGATAGTGGCCACCCTGGGGCAAAAATTCGCTGTAACAGTAAATATCATGGCCGGCAATATCGACTATATCAAGGGACAACCCCTGGGCATCCTGACTCTGGACATCAGCGGTGACTCCCTGGAAGTGGAAAAGGCCCTTAGCTACTTACACACAACCGGGCTAAAGGTGGAGGTGCTGGAATATGAGTTCTAA
- a CDS encoding MetQ/NlpA family ABC transporter substrate-binding protein, translating into MFKRKALTLITGLALLAGLISGCGGQQEKAAEQPAAKETVVLKVGATPVPHKEILEAAKPLLEKKGIKLEIVEFTDYILPNKALANGELDANYFQHVPYLEDFSKENKLDLTYTVKVHFEPMGIYPGKVKDLAQLPEKAKIAVPNDPTNEARALLLLEKAGLIKVKPGVGLKATKQDIIENPKQLEIQELDAAQIPRSLPDVDLAVINGNYAVEAGLNAGKDALVSEDKNSEAAQTFGNIIAVRKGDENKEAIKALGEVLLSPEIKKFIEEKYQGAVLPL; encoded by the coding sequence ATGTTCAAACGCAAAGCTCTGACTCTCATCACCGGTCTGGCCCTGCTGGCAGGATTAATCAGCGGCTGTGGCGGCCAGCAGGAAAAGGCAGCTGAACAACCCGCTGCCAAAGAAACAGTAGTACTTAAAGTAGGTGCCACCCCCGTTCCCCACAAGGAAATTCTGGAAGCAGCCAAGCCGCTGCTGGAGAAAAAAGGCATCAAGCTGGAAATTGTGGAGTTTACTGACTACATCTTGCCTAACAAAGCCCTGGCTAATGGTGAATTGGATGCCAATTACTTCCAGCACGTCCCCTATCTGGAGGACTTCAGTAAGGAAAACAAGCTGGATCTGACTTATACCGTCAAAGTTCACTTCGAGCCGATGGGTATCTACCCCGGTAAAGTCAAAGACCTGGCTCAACTGCCGGAAAAGGCCAAAATCGCAGTGCCCAATGACCCCACCAATGAAGCCCGGGCTCTGCTCCTGCTGGAAAAGGCCGGTCTGATCAAAGTCAAGCCCGGAGTAGGCTTAAAGGCCACCAAACAGGACATTATCGAAAACCCCAAACAGCTGGAAATCCAGGAACTGGATGCCGCCCAGATTCCCCGTTCCCTGCCTGATGTGGATCTGGCAGTCATCAATGGTAACTATGCTGTCGAGGCCGGTTTGAACGCCGGTAAGGATGCCCTGGTTTCTGAAGACAAAAACAGTGAGGCTGCCCAAACCTTTGGCAATATTATCGCTGTTCGTAAAGGAGACGAGAACAAGGAAGCTATCAAGGCTCTGGGTGAAGTCCTGCTCAGCCCGGAAATCAAGAAATTCATTGAAGAGAAGTATCAGGGAGCAGTTCTGCCCCTGTAA
- a CDS encoding gamma-glutamylcyclotransferase family protein: protein MNQGIKVFVYGTLLKGQSNHRLLHRALAGPVAAEVWGYALYQVTPAYPGAVPDEAGKIKGEIYWVDEELLRELDELEDYDPDTHSGLYIRQKTRTVDQQEVYIYVWTGPVRQEWEVPYEQQPWHSDWAGDQNPGTGN, encoded by the coding sequence TTGAACCAGGGAATTAAAGTATTCGTTTATGGTACATTGCTGAAAGGCCAGTCCAATCACAGGCTATTGCACAGGGCACTGGCTGGTCCGGTGGCGGCTGAGGTATGGGGCTATGCCCTTTATCAGGTAACACCAGCCTATCCGGGAGCAGTACCGGATGAAGCAGGCAAAATCAAAGGGGAGATCTACTGGGTTGATGAAGAGCTGCTGCGGGAACTGGATGAACTGGAAGATTACGATCCAGATACCCATAGTGGCTTATATATCCGACAAAAAACCAGAACAGTGGATCAGCAGGAGGTATATATCTACGTCTGGACCGGACCGGTTCGACAGGAATGGGAGGTGCCATATGAACAGCAACCCTGGCACTCAGATTGGGCCGGTGATCAAAACCCGGGAACTGGAAATTGA
- the pyrF gene encoding orotidine-5'-phosphate decarboxylase: MAVEKLILALDVDTLAEAQRLVSLTADYVGMYKVGMQLYYSCGPELLSWFRQNNLRVFLDLKLHDIPNTVEQASRVLASYGVEMFNVHAAGGPIMLKAALAGAQAGAVAGKRPLLLAVTVLTSFSQSEWEATLGQKEEIGQRVQAWARLARQCGLDGVVASSRELPLIQQACGPEFVTVIPGIRPLWAAAGDQQRIMTPAQALRAGAHYLVVGRPITGSADPREAARRVAEEMAEVLAEGGKMRC; this comes from the coding sequence ATGGCCGTGGAAAAACTGATTCTGGCCCTGGATGTAGATACACTGGCGGAAGCCCAGCGCCTGGTCAGCCTCACTGCCGACTATGTAGGTATGTACAAAGTGGGGATGCAGCTTTATTATAGCTGTGGCCCTGAGTTGCTCAGCTGGTTTCGCCAGAATAACCTCAGAGTCTTTCTCGACCTGAAACTGCATGATATTCCCAATACTGTGGAACAGGCCAGCCGGGTTCTGGCCAGCTATGGGGTGGAGATGTTCAATGTCCATGCCGCCGGGGGACCAATCATGCTGAAAGCAGCTCTGGCCGGGGCTCAGGCCGGTGCAGTAGCAGGCAAGCGGCCACTGTTGCTGGCGGTTACCGTCCTGACCAGTTTTAGCCAGAGCGAATGGGAAGCCACTCTGGGGCAAAAAGAGGAAATCGGCCAGCGCGTCCAGGCCTGGGCCCGCCTGGCCAGGCAATGCGGCCTGGATGGCGTGGTAGCTTCTTCCCGGGAACTGCCTTTAATACAGCAAGCCTGTGGCCCTGAGTTCGTTACTGTTATCCCCGGCATCCGTCCTCTTTGGGCGGCAGCAGGGGACCAGCAGCGCATCATGACCCCGGCCCAGGCTCTGCGGGCAGGGGCCCATTATCTGGTGGTAGGACGGCCGATTACCGGCAGTGCTGATCCTCGCGAGGCAGCACGCCGGGTGGCAGAGGAAATGGCTGAGGTTCTAGCAGAGGGAGGTAAGATGAGATGTTAA